The Edwardsiella tarda ATCC 15947 = NBRC 105688 region TCGACGTTAGCCGGCAGCGTCGCCATCACGCAACCATGTTCGCTCAGTGTCACCTGCTCCAACCCCAACGCCGTCAACTCGCTCTGTAGGACGCGAGCCAGTTTCAGTTGGCCCTCGGTGCTCGGCACCTGGCGTACACCCGGCTTGGACTGTGTGTCAAAAGAGACATAGTTAAGAAAACGATCAAGTAAGTTATTCATTTGCTATTTTCCCCATTCTTGTCGCCCCATTATGCGGAGCCGCTCTCGGCCGAATATTGCGTCAGGTCATTTTGAATGATATTTGCTTTTGTCTACCAGCGAAAAAACCTGATCGGACAGGGGATTGACACGAAATGACTCCTCGCGACCTCGCCTACCTGCTGCCGCATCACTCACTCTTTAGCCGTTTTGACGGGATGCGCGGCCATTCGCTCAGGCCGCTCGGGAGACACACCACAACCGGCGAGCGCGCTAAACGCCCTCATCCCACGATGAGTCCGTCAGCCAAGGAGCCCCACTCTCCGCCGGATCTTCGTCGCCACGGCCCTTCCCGCCAACGCCTCGGTCAGATCGGTGAACGTAGGATGGCTCTCCCTCTCCGTTGAGTGCCCGTTGCTGGAGATCCCGCGCGCCATTCTCTCTCCGCCAGCCGATGTGCGCCGCATGCGCACCTTGCCTCTTGGCGCCGAATTTGTCGGTGAGCCTCAGCCAACTGCTGGGATTTCGAGAGGAAATTGGCGAATTCTGCCCGCGCTAGCTTTCAATTATTCTCCGCAGGGTCTATCATGCGCGCTCTAAAAATTTGATTGACGCCGCTGGTTTCGAGCGCGGGATAACTCCGCGGCTCACGCAGTCTTTTTCAGCGGCGGTTCTATCTGCAACATCTCTCGGGATAGAGTAACTAAATAAATGACTGAGACTTCCTCTGTAGACTCGCAAACGCTTCCGGTCGTATGCCTGACCCAAATCCGTAAATCGTTTGATGGCAAAGCGATCATCAACGATCTCGATCTCACCATCAATCATGGTGAATTTCTGACTATCCTTGGCCCCTCAGGCTGTGGCAAGACCACGGTACTGCGTCTGATCGCGGGTCTCGAGGAGGTCGACAGCGGCCAGGTGGTGCTGGATGGTGAAGAGATCACCCATCTGCCCGCCGAGCAGCGCCACGTCAATACCGTCTTCCAGAGTTATGCGCTCTTCCCGCACATGACGGTATTCGAAAACGTGGCGTTCGGTCTGCGCATGCAGAAGACACCGCGCGATGAGATCACGCCGCGTGTCATGGATGCCCTGCGCATGGTGCAGTTGGATGAGATGGCGCAGCGCCGTCCCCACCAACTCTCCGGTGGTCAGCAACAGCGCGTCGCCATCGCCCGTGCGGTCGTCAACAAGCCACGCGTCCTGTTGCTGGATGAGTCGCTGTCGGCGCTGGACTACAAACTGCGTAAACAGATGCAGAATGAGCTGAAGGCGCTACAACGCAAACTGGGCATCACCTTTATCTTCGTCACCCACGATCAGGAAGAGGCGCTCACGATGTCGGACCGCATCGTGGTGATGCGCGATGGTCGTATCGAGCAAGACGGCACCCCGCGTGAGATTTATGAGGAGCCGAAAAATCTGTTTGTCGCCAGCTTTATCGGTGAAATCAACATCTTTGATGCCAGCGTATTGCATCGTATCGACGAGCAGCGCGTCCGCGCCAACGTCGAAGGGCGCGAGTGCGACATCTATGTCAATCCCGAGATGCATGTCGTCGCGGGGGATCGCCTGAAGGTGCTGCTGCGCCCGGAAGATCTGCGCGTCGAGGAGATCAGCGACAGCGAGCAGGTCGATGGCATCGTCGGCTACGTGCGCGAACGTAACTACAAGGGGATGACCCTGGAGTCCAGCGTCGAACTAGAAAATGGCAAGATGGTGATGGTCAGCGAGTTTTTCAACGAAGACGATCCGGATGTGGACCACTCGCTCAATCAGAAGATGGCGGTGACCTGGGTCGAGAGCTGGGAGGTGGTGCTGCCCGATGAAGAGATCGCGTAAGCTTTTCCAGAATGTGGTGATCACCATGGTAGTGGGCTGGCTGTCGCTGTTCGTCTTCCTGCCTAACCTGATGATCATCGCCACCAGCTTCCTGACCCGTGACGATGCCAATCTGGTGCGCATGGTATTCACCTGGGATAACTACCAGCGATTATTCGATCCGCTGTATGCCGAGGTGTTACTGCATTCGCTTAACATGGCGCTGATGGCGACCCTGAGTTGCCTGGTGATCGGCTACCCGTTCGCCTTTATCTTGGCGCGTCTACCGCATCGAGTACGTCCATTGCTGCTGTTTCTGCTGATCGTCCCCTTCTGGACCAACTCGCTGATCCGCATCTACGGGCTGAAGCTGTTCCTCAGTACACGCGGTTACCTCAACGAGTTTCTGTTATGGATCGGCCTCATCGATCAACCGTTACGCCTGATGTATACCTCGACGGCCGTGGTGCTCGGCCTGGTGTACATCCTGCTCCCCTTCATGGTGATGCCGCTCTATTCGAGCATCGAAAAGCTGGATCGCTCGGTGTTAGAGGCGGCCCGCGATCTCGGCGCCAACAAGCTGCACACCTTCCTGCGTATCATCGTACCGTTGACCATGCCGGGGATTGTCGCCGGTTGTCTGCTGGTGATGTTGCCATCGCTGGGGCTGTTCTATATCGCCGACCTCTTGGGCGGTGCCAAGAACCTATTGATCGGTAACGTCATTAAGAGCCAGTTCCTCAATATCCGCGACTGGCCGTTTGGCGCGGCCACCAGCATCTGTCTGACGCTGGTGATGGGCGTGATGCTGCTGATCTACTACCGCGTCGGTAAACTACTCAATCGCAAGGCCAGTGATTTGGGTGACTGATGGCGTCGCACGCGGCGCCATCACTGCCGCAGGGAAGCGACGGAATAGACGATGATATCCATTTGTTTTATTTGACGATATGTCAAATGGTTGGGAGAAGATAATCAAATTGTCCATGCTGCATAAGTACCACGGAGGCGTATGCCGCCACGCCCAGGAGGCACAGCCATGTTCGGTCGCCTGATGCGCGGAGGGTTCATGACCCTCGTCTACGCTTACTTATATATCCCTATCATTATTTTGATCGCCAACTCCTTTAACAGCTCGCGTTTTGGCATCAACTGGAAGCACTTTACCTTCGACTGGTACAGCACGCTGATGAATAACGACAGCCTGCTCCAGGCGGCGGGCCACTCGATCACCATGGCCGTGCTCTCCGCCACCTTTGCCACCCTGATCGGTTCACTGACGGCGGTGGCGCTATTCCGCTACCACTTTCGGGGCAAGCCTTTCGTTGGCGGCATGCTGTTCGTAGTAATGATGTCGCCGGATATTGTGATGGCGATCTCTCTACTGGTCCTATTTATGCTGTTGGGGGTCTCGCTCGGCTTCTGGTCACTGCTGTTCTCCCATATCACTTTCTGCCTGCCCTTCGTGGTGGTCACCGTTTTCTCGCGCCTGAAAGGATTCGACGTGCGGATGTTGGAAGCGGCGCGCGACCTCGGTGCCAGCGAGTTGGTTATCCTGCGCAAGATCCTGTTACCGCTGGCCATGCCGGCGGTGGCTGCCGGCTGGTTACTCAGCTTTACCCTGTCGATGGACGATGTGGTCGTTTCCTCCTTCGTCACCGGACCGAGCTATGAGATCCTGCCGTTGAAGATCTACTCGATGGTTAAGGTCGGCGTCTCACCAGAGGTCAACGCCTTAGCTACGATCCTGTTGGCGCTGTCGCTATTGCTGGTCCTCGCCAGCCAACTGATCCTGCGCGACCGTACCAAACACTGATCCCTGCATGTTGGCGGCCGTATGGGTCGCCAACACACGTCAACGTCGATAGACGGCTTTAAGTTGACTAACGTCGGCCGAATAGCCCGATAGTGCCCGCTGCACGCTGAGCATAAAAATATTTTTCCCATTCCCCTCTCAGAGTGGGGCATTTCTCCCCCCATTGACGCATTCTCCTCGGTTTTGGCTCGGCCAAACACCGGCACCCACTGCGCGCCCCTCCCGTGCAATGACCCCGCTCAAAACCGCTTACCACGTCAGGAAAGACGCGAAAAGACGAGAAAAAAGACAATTAAGTAATACATTAACCATACCAGTGGCTGTGATTCGAGTCACAAATTAACCTATAATTACGTCCAGGACTTGATTAATAACAGCGGCGCGCACCGTGAAGGAGCACGGTCACCACGTCAGTATTTACGGGGCTAACATGGCGTCTTCAAAAAAAATTGGGCTTTTCGCCTGCACGGGTATCGTCGCC contains the following coding sequences:
- the potA gene encoding spermidine/putrescine ABC transporter ATP-binding protein PotA, with protein sequence MTETSSVDSQTLPVVCLTQIRKSFDGKAIINDLDLTINHGEFLTILGPSGCGKTTVLRLIAGLEEVDSGQVVLDGEEITHLPAEQRHVNTVFQSYALFPHMTVFENVAFGLRMQKTPRDEITPRVMDALRMVQLDEMAQRRPHQLSGGQQQRVAIARAVVNKPRVLLLDESLSALDYKLRKQMQNELKALQRKLGITFIFVTHDQEEALTMSDRIVVMRDGRIEQDGTPREIYEEPKNLFVASFIGEINIFDASVLHRIDEQRVRANVEGRECDIYVNPEMHVVAGDRLKVLLRPEDLRVEEISDSEQVDGIVGYVRERNYKGMTLESSVELENGKMVMVSEFFNEDDPDVDHSLNQKMAVTWVESWEVVLPDEEIA
- the potB gene encoding spermidine/putrescine ABC transporter permease PotB produces the protein MKRSRKLFQNVVITMVVGWLSLFVFLPNLMIIATSFLTRDDANLVRMVFTWDNYQRLFDPLYAEVLLHSLNMALMATLSCLVIGYPFAFILARLPHRVRPLLLFLLIVPFWTNSLIRIYGLKLFLSTRGYLNEFLLWIGLIDQPLRLMYTSTAVVLGLVYILLPFMVMPLYSSIEKLDRSVLEAARDLGANKLHTFLRIIVPLTMPGIVAGCLLVMLPSLGLFYIADLLGGAKNLLIGNVIKSQFLNIRDWPFGAATSICLTLVMGVMLLIYYRVGKLLNRKASDLGD
- the potC gene encoding spermidine/putrescine ABC transporter permease PotC; the protein is MFGRLMRGGFMTLVYAYLYIPIIILIANSFNSSRFGINWKHFTFDWYSTLMNNDSLLQAAGHSITMAVLSATFATLIGSLTAVALFRYHFRGKPFVGGMLFVVMMSPDIVMAISLLVLFMLLGVSLGFWSLLFSHITFCLPFVVVTVFSRLKGFDVRMLEAARDLGASELVILRKILLPLAMPAVAAGWLLSFTLSMDDVVVSSFVTGPSYEILPLKIYSMVKVGVSPEVNALATILLALSLLLVLASQLILRDRTKH